Below is a window of Bacteroidota bacterium DNA.
CGCCAGCCTCCTATTTCGGTAAGTTTGGGATAACGTTTGATTTCAATCCTCCAGCCCTGATCGTCTGTAAGATGCCAATGCAAAACATTCATTTTATGCAGGGCAAGCATGTCGATCATCCTTTTGACACATTCAACAGGAAAGAAATGGCGGCACACATCGAGATGCATTCCCCTCCAGGCAAATGAGGGCGAGTCTTGTATTTCCTGACAGGGGATATTAATTTTCCTTACCTGGGCTGATTGGGGAGATATCAGTTGTAAAAGGGACTGCACGCCATAAAATAAACCGGTGGAACTTGCTCCGTCAATTGTGATATTCTTTCTGCTGACAACCAGAGAGTATGATTCTTTTTTATCCGGATTCTGATCTATCTTCAGTACAACAGACCTTTTTACAGGCTTTGAAGAATTAACCAC
It encodes the following:
- a CDS encoding family 20 glycosylhydrolase — protein: MKSIRNINFLFAVILIFCLGFSGSEILAQKQSTIIPAPASITYSRGHFRFNKKTSILVSTSNHEINEIARYLADQVKTLDGLELPVVNSSKPVKRSVVLKIDQNPDKKESYSLVVSRKNITIDGASSTGLFYGVQSLLQLISPQSAQVRKINIPCQEIQDSPSFAWRGMHLDVCRHFFPVECVKRMIDMLALHKMNVLHWHLTDDQGWRIEIKRYPKLTEIGGWR